In Rhododendron vialii isolate Sample 1 chromosome 9a, ASM3025357v1, the following are encoded in one genomic region:
- the LOC131300554 gene encoding transmembrane 9 superfamily member 1-like: protein MIPMRLTVGSLPSFAFIALLIVSLAFASEHDHKYQQDNPVTLWVNKVGPYNNPQETYNYYSLPFCHQSSNAAHKWGGLGEVLGGNELIDSQIDIKFQKNVDKNSICDIELDEAKVKQFKDAVESSYWLEFFMDDLPLWGFVGELHPDKNSDNKKHVLYTHKNILVKYNKNQIIHVNLTQESPKPLEVGTTLHMTYSVKWIKTNVTFARRFNVYLDYPFFEHQIHWFSIFNSFMMVIFLTGLVSMILMRTLRNDYAKYAREDDDLESLERDVSEESGWKLVHGDVFRPPRNLVLLSAVVGTGAQLALLVLVVILVAIVGTLYIGRGAIVTTFILCYALTSFISGYVSGGMYSRNGGKNWIKSMFLSASLFPFMCFGIGFVLNTIAIFYGSLAAIPFGTIVVVFLIWAFVSFPLALLGTVVGRNCSGAPNNPCRVKTIPRPIPEKKWYLTPSVVSLMGGLLPFGSIFIEMYFVFTSFWNYKVYYVYGFMLLVFVILLIVTVCVTIVGTYFLLNAENYHWQWTSFFSAASTAVYVYLYSIYYYSVKTKMSGFFQTSFYFGYTLMFCLGLGILCGAVGYLGSNLFVRRIYRNIKCD from the exons ACAAGAAACATACAACTATTATAGCCTTCCATTTTGTCATCAATCCAGCAATGCGGCTCACAAGTGGGGTGGTCTCGGTGAGGTTCTCGGTGGCAATGAACTCATTGATAGTCAGATCGACATAAAATTCCAAA AAAATGTGGATAAGAACTCCATTTGCGATATCGAACTTGATGAAGCAAAGGTGAAACAATTTAAGGATGCTGTTGAGAGTAGTTATTGGCTCGAATTTTTCATGG ATGATCTACCTCTATGGG GTTTTGTTGGTGAGCTACATCCTGACAAGAATAGTGATAACAAGAAGCATGTGCTTTACACACATAAGAACATCCTTGTTAAATACAACAAGAATCAG ATCATTCATGTTAATCTCACTCAAGAGAGCCCTAAACCGTTGGAAGTGGGGACAACGCTACACATGACATATTCTGTCAAATGGATCAAAACTAATGTCACTTTTGCTCGCCGTTTCAATGTTTACTTGGATTACCCTTTCTTTGAGCATCAG ATTCACTGGTTCTCCATTTTTAATTCGTTCATGATGGTTATCTTTCTCACTGGTCTGGTGTCAATGATACTAATGCGAACGCTTAGAAATGACTACGCGAAATATGCTCGGGAGGATGATGATTTGGAGTCTTTG GAAAGAGATGTAAGTGAGGAGTCTGGTTGGAAGCTCGTCCATGGGGATGTTTTTCGGCCTCCTCGCAATCTAGTTTTACTTTCTGCTGTTGTTGGGACAGGTGCTCAGTTGGCGTTGCTTGTTCTTGTTGTCATCTTGGTTGCAATTGTTGGAACCTTGTACATCGG GAGAGGAGCCATAGTGACAACCTTCATACTATGCTATGCTTTGACATCATTTATATCGGGTTACGTAAGTGGTGGAATGTATTCACGCAATGGAG GTAAAAACTGGATAAAATCAATGTTCCTCAGTGCATCACTTTTCCCATTTATGTGCTTTGGGATTGGTTTCGTTTTGAATACAATTGCTATATTCTATGGATCGCTAGCTGCCATTCCTTTTGGCACGATCGTGGTTGTTTTCCTTATTTGGGCTTTCGTCTCTTTTCCCCTTGCACTTCTTGGTACCGTTGTGGGAAGAAACTGTAGTGGTGCCCCAAACAATCCATGCCGTGTGAAGACCATTCCTCGTCCAATCCCAGAGAAGAAATGGTACCTTACACCATCTGTAGTTTCTTTGATGGGAGGGCTACTACCCTTTGGCAGCATATTCATTGAGATGTATTTTGTTTTCACATCCTTCTGGAATTACAAG GTGTACTATGTCTATGGATTTATGCTGCTGGTTTTTGTGATTCTCTTGATTGTAACGGTTTGCGTTACAATTGTTGGGACATATTTCTTGCTAAATGCTGAGAACTATCACTGGCAGTGGACTTCATTTTTCTCTGCTGCCTCCACGGCTGTCTATGTGTACTTGTATTCAATATATTACTACTCTGTCAAGACTAAGATGTCAGGCTTCTTCCAGACCAGCTTCTATTTTGGATACACTCTCATGTTTTGCCTTGGGTTAGGAATTCTCTGCG GAGCTGTTGGTTATTTGGGTTCCAATTTGTTCGTAAGAAGGATCTACCGAAACATCAAGTGTGATTAG